Genomic segment of Octadecabacter arcticus 238:
GGTCTAGTCCTAGATTTGAGGGCATCGTTGGCGAGCGTCACATTCAGCTGACACGTGGTGTCTTACGCGAGACCAAAAATGAGATGCCTAGTGTATTCGACTTTGGCCATGACCACGTCGCGTCCCGCACTTCATCGCAAAAAGGGCCGCCTTTCCCTCAAGAAAGCGCGGCCCAGTCTTCAATTTGACAACCCTAACCGATGATGCCGTTCAAGGTGTTTGACGGGCGCATCACGGCTTCAGTTCTTGCAGCATCGGTGCGGTAGTAGCCGCCCAAATCTACCGCAGGTCCCTGCACGCTTGCGAGTTCAGAGAGGATGACCGCCTCGCTGTCCGCCAGTGCTTGGGCAATCGGGGCGAAGTGTTTGGCAAGCGCTGCATCACTCGTCTGAGCCGCCAAAGCGTCGGCCCAATAGCGCGCAAACCAGTAGTGACTGTTGCGGTTGTCAGGCTCACCCACCTTGCGCGACGGGGAATGCCCGTGGTCCAAAATGCCTTGGGTCGCGACATCGACCGCTTGACCAAGGACACGAGCCTTTTCGTTGCCTTTGGCATCGGCAAGGAACGTCAGGCTTTCACCCAACGCGCAGAATTCGCCAAGGCTGTCCCAGCGCAGGTGGTTTTCGTCGACAAGCTGTTGGACGTGCTTGGGCGCAGAACCACCAGCACCGGTTTCAAACAACCCGCCACCGTTCATCAGTTTGACGATGGACAGCATCTTGGCAGAGGTCGCCAGTTCAAGGATCGGGAACAAATCCGTCAGGTAATCACGCAGCACATTGCCAGTGATCGCAATCGTGTCTTCGCCCTTCGTGATCGTCTCGAATGACACGCGGGTGGCTTCGCGCGGGGCCATAATGTCAAATTTATCCGCCACGCCTTTGGCGGCCAGAATTGGTTTGACGTAGGCGATCAGTTCGGCGTCGTGGGCACGCGACGCGTCCAGCCAAAAAATGGCGCGGCATCCTTCGGCCTTCTGGCGGTCAATGGCAAGATTGACCCAATCTTCTATCGGCGCTTTGCGCGCGGACGCGGAACGCCAGATATCGCCAGCCTCAACGATATGTTCGTGCAGCACAGTGCCATCATCGAGGATCATCTGAACGGTGCCGCCTTCGGCAATCTCGAACGTGGTCGGGTGTGATCCGTATTCTTCCGCCTTTTGCGCCATCAATCCAACATTCTGAACAGTGCCTGCGGTGGCCGGGTTCAGCTTGCCGTTCTCTTTGAAGAACTTGATCGTTTCGTCGTAAACGGGCGCATAGGAATTGTCAGGGATCACGCAATTGCTGTCGCCTTCTTTCCCGTCTGGCCCCCAGCCCTTACCGCCTGCACGAATAAGCGCGGGCATTGAAGCGTCGATAATCACATCGGACGACACATGCAGGTTGGTGATGCCTTTGTCTGAATCGACCATATACATCGGTGGGCGCGACGCCATGCAACTATCGATCGCCGCGAGGATCGCAGCGTCGTCTTTGACGCGAGCCAACAGATCGCCAAGACCCGAGTTCGGGTTCACACCAAGGGCCGCCATCGCATCGCCGTGACTTTCAAAGACTGGTGCGAGGAAGACCGCAACCGCATGGCCAAAGATGATCGGGTCAGAGACCTTCATCATCGTCGCCTTCATATGCAGCGAAAATAAGGTGCCATCGGCTTTGGTTTTTTCAATCTCGGTCGCAAGGAAGAGCTTGAGAGCAGCCACACTCATGAACGTTGCGTCAACCACTGTGCCAGCCGGATAAGTGATCCCCTCCTTAAGAACGGTTTCGCCTGTCGCCGTGGTCAGAACGATCTTTACTGTCGCATCTTTCGTCAGCGTGGCCGACGTTTCGTTCGAGAAAAAATCGCCCCCCGACATCGCCGACACATGGGTTTTACTGTCTGCCGTCCAGTCGCCCATCCGGTGCGGGTTCTGTTGTGCATAGCGTTTCACAGCCTTGGCCGCGCGCCGATCAGAGTTGCCTTCGCGCAAAACCGGGTTCACCGCAGACCCTTTTAGGCCATCGTATTTGGCACGCACGGCCTTGTCCGCGTCAGATTGCGGTGTTTCGGGATAATCTGGCAGCGCAAACCCCTGCGACTGAAGTTCTGTGATCGCGGCGACCAGCTGCGGCACTGAGGCCGAGATATTCGGGAGTTTGATGACATTCGCATCTGCGGTTTTTACCAATTGGCCCAGTTCGGCCAAATCGTCGGATTGGCGCTGCGCCGCGCTTAGGTTTTCCGGAAAGGTCGCTAGAATGCGGCCCGCAAGACTGATATCTTTCGTCCCGACTGACACCCCCGCCGCGAGAGCGAATTTCTGAATGATTGGAAGAAACGATGCAGACGCGAGTTCCGGCGCTTCGTCAACTTTAGTGTAAATGATATCGCTCATTGGGGCCCCCATGAAATTGGATTTGGCGTAGACTAATCCAAGCATCTCGCGGCGTCGATAGTATACCGCTGTATACGGCGAGCGCCCCCGCTTTTCCGCTCCTCTCAGCTCTCAATGGTTGCGCGCGCCATAGTTTTGCGCCTCAGGTTCAATGGCCCTGTTGCCCTGCCCGCCGCGCCGACCCATGATGGTTGTGCTTGCAACAGTGTCGGAGGCTGCAATGTCGCGCTGGTCACAAGAAATAGAACGACTTGATCCGTCCACAGAGTATGAGCGGATCGTATATCTTCTTGGTGCGTATGAGTTCGCATGGGACATCGAAAAGGCGTTGGAACTTGCGCTGTTTCGCACCTACGGCGTCCCGTCGATTTCGGGGCTTTTGTCAAAGACAGGTGCGTTTCGCGATGATACCCAAAAACGGTATGACGACACAGAATTACTGCTGAGCGAGATAGGGGAGAACGGGCAGGACAGTGACCGTGGGCAGGCAGCTATGGAGCGCATCAATGACATGCATGGCCGCTACCGCATCTCAAATGGTGACATACTTTATGTTTTGTCGACGTTCGTGACGGAACCAAAACACTGGCTGGACCGGTTCGGCCGCAGACCCCTGACACCACATGAAATCGAGGCCAGCGTGCACTATTATCGCGCGCTTGGCGCTAAGATGGGGATCAGCGATATCCCACAGGATTTTGATGCCTTTGATGCCTACAAGATCGCATATGAGGCGGAGCATTTCATGTATGCGCCAACCAATGGCGAAATCGCAGGGGCGGCCCGAGATCTTCTTTTGTCATTTTATCTCCCGCAGCGGCTGGTTCCGTTCTGCCGCCCGATTGTCCATGCCCTGTGTGATGCACCACTGCGCCAGGCGATGGGGTTTGCGGCCCCTGCCCGCTGGCTCGAACATCTGGTGATCGCCGCCCTCAAAACGCGCGCCAAGGTCCTTCGGTTTCTACCGGCACGCCGTCGACCCCGCTTGGTGTCCAGACGCCGTAGAAAGACCTACCCCAATGGCTATCGGACAGATCGGCTGGGGACTTTCTTGCAAGACACGCACAAATGACGGCGCCCAGAATCGATAATCGGGGTGAAGTATAACTGTTCTGTCCCGGATGATCACATTGATTCTCGGCGTTCGGCCTTTTTCATGGCAAGGTCGGTTTTAGAGGACATTCGGAAGGCGAAACGTGACGCTCGTTCGACTGCAGAGCCAAGCGACGACAACACCGAAGATTAGAGCGGCCATTCAAGCCTGCGACGATCCGGCCTGGATGGTGAGTGACCGCTATGGCATTTAGGAGCAGACTGTTTTGAAGTGGCGTCACCGCGACAGTGTCGAAGACCGCAGTCATACGCCACATCGCTTACAAACGACGCTGAGCCCCGCCCAGGAGAGTGTTGCGGTGGCGTTGCGTAAGACGCTTTTGGTGTCACTTGATGACTTACTTGCAGTGGTACGGGAGTTCTTGAATCCGAACGTTTCACGCTCGGGCTTGGATCGATGCCTGCGCCGTCATGGGGTGTGTAATCTGCGCGACCTGAAGGTCAAAGAGGCAAAGCCAAAGCACAGCGCCTTCAAGGCCTATGAGCCGGGCTACCTGCATATCAACGTTAAATATCTGCCGCACCCTCTCGGGACATTTCCTTGGGAAATACCCTGCCGGGCAGTGAATGGCGAATGAGACGTCACGCCGTTACCTGTTTGTCGCCATCCGTTGCCCGGCAGGGTATTAAAAATGCCCGAGAAGGGATCGCGCCACACGGTGGGTCTTCATTAGTATCTATAACAACAAGACGGCCGCCAATGCCCGACGCTTCCTGCGTGACCTTGAGCGCGCCTGTCCGCTGATCATTCGCACCATTCTTACGGAGTTGCCAATGATTGCGCCAATGGTTCGAGCAACATTGGCGACGGTAAGGCGTTCACTGACCGTCTCTTTGGCCTGCGCAAGCGTGCAACGACTGGCAAACAGGGGTTCGACACGCTGTGCAGCGAACTCGGCATTTACCATCGTTTGACCCCAGCACAATCGCCTCAAACAAACGGCATGGTTGAGAGAGTCAACGGGCGTATAGAGGATGTCCTCCAAAGCCATCACTTCCGATCTGGGGAAGACCTTAATGCGACGATGCACCGTTATGTATTGCTCTATAATCAACACCTCCCACAATCTGTTCTTCAGAGCAGAACGCCCTTGCAGGCCATGAATGACCGGCACAAACTTAAACCAGAACTGTCTAAGAAAAACCCTTACTACCTCACGGGATGTGACACACATTCTCTGGCGGAACATCGTTGGCCTGAGGGCTTCGTGTGTCCGTCCTGTGGCACCTGCAAGGGCTGGCCGTTAAAGCGAAGTCGCGCGACTTGGGAATGTGCCGGTTGCGCACGGCAGACATCCGTGACGGCTGGCACGGTAATGCACAGCAGCCATTTGCCGTTGCGAATTTGGTGTCTTGCCGCGCACATCATCACCAGCCATTCCAACGGCATGTCAGCGCAGCAACTTCAGGCGCAACTTGGCCTTGGCAGCTACAAGACGGGTCGCCATCGTCGCTCGGACCGATGGCGCTTCTCGGCGACCTCCTCTTGCAAAAGCTGCGGCGGTCGATGGTCAACCCTGACCGCAACCCCCTGAAAGACCTTGTCGAAATCGATGAAACAGAGATGCCGTTCCGGTCCCGGCATGATCCCGAGGACCGGCCAAAGGGTGGGCGCAGCCCGGTCGGAAAGATGTTTGTCGTCTGTGCCGTCGAGTTATCAAGTGACGGACATCCGCGCCGTATCAGGATGAAACACATTCCCGACGGCGCGTCAAAGACGCTGCACGGGTTCATTGGTCAGGCTGTTGAGCCTGGCGCTCACATCATCACGGACGGCTGGCTCGGTTACGAAAATCCGCCTGCAAACACGCATGAGGCGAAGGTCGTCAGCGGCAAAAAGGCACGCGACATACTCCACTGGGTCCACCGCGTGTTCTCCAACCTGAAAACGCGGGCAAAAGGCGTCTTCCACGGCCTCAGAAAGTGCCATCTACAACGCTATCTCGACGAATTCGTGTTCCGCTGGAACCGACGGCGACACATGCGAAGCGGCTTCGACACGCTGCTGGGGATCGGTGTTGGTCTCGGGCCAGCGACATATCGTGATGATCCAATCCACCTCTCAAGCCACAAGGGCGAAGTTCTGCGCCACGTCAACATGTGCGGCAACCGGACTAAAAGGGATAAGCCTATATTCAAGGAATGAAAGATAAGACATGAGCACGAAACGCCGCGGCGGACGATCCAGACCAACCACATCCGGAACTCCACGGTCGCACAGCTATCGCCAGTTGCAGCACCCGTTCACGCCGCAGGCGATATTTTCGGAGGATGGGGTCGCGCGTATCCACGAAATGGCTTTGCGTGTGGTGCAAGACCTTGGCATCAAAATCCTACTGCCAGAGGCGCGGCAAATATTTGAGGCCGCAGGAGCATTGGTCGATCACGATACGCAAATTGTGAGGATCGGGTCGGATTTGGTAGAAGCCGCTTTGGCGACCACGCCAACCTCCTACCGCCTGCGCGGACGGTCCGTCTTGCGTGATCAGATGTTTAAGGACGGTTCAATGCTGTTTGCACCCGGTGCCGGCTGCCCCAATGTGACTGACCTTGTGCGAGGCCGCAGAGCGGGGTCATTAGAAACCTATGAGGAGACGATCAAGCTGCAGCAGTCTTTCGATGTCATGCATGTCTTTGGGCCATCCGCCGAACCCCAAGACGTTGCGCCCGCGCTTCGACACTATGAGATGATGCGGATTCAAATGGAATGCGGTGATAAACCAAACTTCGTTTATGCACGCGGGCGCGGACAGGTCGCGCAAAGCTTTGAGATGATCCAGCTTGGCAACGATATGGGCGCGCAGGCCTTTGATGATGACGTTTGGTGTTTTACCGTCATCAACACAAATTCCCCACGCCAGCTTGATGTGCCAATGGCCGAAGGGATCATCGATTTTGCCCGCGCCAATCAGTTAAGTATCATCACGCCGTTTTGTCTAGCAGGGGCAATGGCACCTATCACGATTTCAGGCGCTTTGGTGCTGCAGCACGCGGAATGTTTGGCGGCCATCACCCTGGCACAACTCGCCCGCCCAGGTGCGCCAGTGGCCTACGGAGGCTTTAGCTCAAATGTGGATATGAAGTCTGGCTCGCCTGCCTTTGGCACGCCAGAACATATCAAACTGTCCATCGGCAGTGGGCAATTGGCGCGCCACATCGGTCTGCCGTGGCGGTCCGCGACAGGTGCCGCATCCAACACAAATGACATGCAAGCCGCCACGGAAACTAACATGGCTCTTTGGGCCCAATTGCAAGCAAATGCGACCCTTACGGTGCATTCAGCAGGCTGGCTGGAGGGAGGATTGACGTTCGGCTACGAGAAATTCATCAACGACATCGAAGCCCTGCAAACCATTGCGGAACTGTGCCAGACAACACCTGAAGATGCTGAGAGTTTGGGGTGGTCAGCCCTCTCGGAGGTCGAACCGGGTGGGCATTTTTTCGCAACACAACATACAATGGATCGCTACAAGACCGCCTTCTATGAGCCGTTGGTTTCTGACCTCAGAAATCACGGCGCATGGCGTGATGACGGCGCCAAGTCCTCAGCGGAGCGTGCGACAAAAATCTGGCAAAACACCCTGCGTGATTTTAAAGCACCGCACGACAGTACCGCTGTGGCGGACCGCCTTGCGGCCTATATCGAGAGCGGCAAAGCCAAAGGCGGCGCAGCGCCAGCAGACGGATGATCTATTTGGCTATACATCGAACGGCAGCGTCTGCTATATCTGTCCAATCCTATATCACCCCATGAGCGCCTTGCGCACAAGCGCGTCTTTTTCAGGGTATTTTGAGACGTCGACACCACGATCAGCGAGTGCTTCGCTCAGGTCACTTTGGCTCAAGGCTTCGATGGCCGCCGTTGTCATTTTCATGAAATTGACCCTAGTTTTGATCGGCGGATTGGTCTCGCCAAAGACGCTCCGGTTTTCGAACGAGAATTCTCCTGCATATTTAGCCATAAAGTGGGTCAGAAATGTATTGATACTTGGTAACTCCCAAGGACCCCATCGGATATCGGGTTTTGTGTTGCCCTTGCGACGTTAGAGCCGAGCGATGATCTGTTGTGGTGATAGGGTGAGTGTTTCGAGGATATTGCCCCCGTGTTTTCTGACCGTCGAGATGACGGATCTGATGTCAGCGAAGACCTGCGCGCCCTCGAGGGTGCGGAAAGTTCCCTAGATTTCATGCGCAACTTCATCATGCGCAGGTCCCGTTCGGCCTGATTGTTGGTGAAGGGAACTGTGAAGTCCGTAAGGAACCTTAGGACGTCATCACGGTAGTCACGCAAGCGGACCAGAAGGTTATGGCCTGGCCGCCTGGCTTTTCGGCCTCGCGCACCAGTGCGTCTAGCCAGTGGGTCTTGTCGCTCATGGAAGGCGAGGCCCTCGGTGAGGATCGCCATGTATTTGGTGAGGATGCCGTGGCCCTCCGTGCCAATAAGCGTGAGACAATTGACTGGCTAAAGTTTACACTTGAGGGCGTAGGAGAACGAACCCATGGTTATGCCTTCACAATCACCACTTTCGCCAGATGCTGGATCTGGAGCCGTTTTGGCCCCGACGTCGCCTCCCCGCGTTGTTAATGCGCCGTTGGCTCCCACAGCGGAACTGACGAGCATCCCGAAGCGACGCAACTTCACAGCCAAATACAAACTGCGCATTCTGGATGAGACGGACCAAGTGGCAGACACTGGCGGGGTTTCCGCCATTCTACGGCGGGAGGGGCTTTATTCCTCTGCACTGACCGATTGGCGCCGTGCGCGGGCGGCCGGCACATTGGGTGCATTGCAGCCAATGCGCCGTGGCCCACAAAAGGCACCTGCCAATCCATTGCAAGCTGAGCTGGCCAAGGCCAACCGTGAGGTGACAGCCTTGCGGCGCCGTCTGGATCAGGCGGAAGCCATCATTGCCATCCAAAAAAAAGTGGCGGGACTTCTGGACGAGATGGAGCAGACGCAAGAGCGCAGCGGCAAATCATGATGGCCGTCGCGATTGCATTGCCCACCGGCAGCGGCTTGACCTCGGCTGTCTGCGCCGCGCTATCATTATCGCGCGCGAGCGTTCTTCGACAGCGTGCGGCGCTGACGGCACCACCACGCACACGCCCACCGCGCGCAGCGTCTTCGCGGGCTCTGCCGGAAAGGGAAA
This window contains:
- a CDS encoding NADP-dependent isocitrate dehydrogenase; this encodes MSDIIYTKVDEAPELASASFLPIIQKFALAAGVSVGTKDISLAGRILATFPENLSAAQRQSDDLAELGQLVKTADANVIKLPNISASVPQLVAAITELQSQGFALPDYPETPQSDADKAVRAKYDGLKGSAVNPVLREGNSDRRAAKAVKRYAQQNPHRMGDWTADSKTHVSAMSGGDFFSNETSATLTKDATVKIVLTTATGETVLKEGITYPAGTVVDATFMSVAALKLFLATEIEKTKADGTLFSLHMKATMMKVSDPIIFGHAVAVFLAPVFESHGDAMAALGVNPNSGLGDLLARVKDDAAILAAIDSCMASRPPMYMVDSDKGITNLHVSSDVIIDASMPALIRAGGKGWGPDGKEGDSNCVIPDNSYAPVYDETIKFFKENGKLNPATAGTVQNVGLMAQKAEEYGSHPTTFEIAEGGTVQMILDDGTVLHEHIVEAGDIWRSASARKAPIEDWVNLAIDRQKAEGCRAIFWLDASRAHDAELIAYVKPILAAKGVADKFDIMAPREATRVSFETITKGEDTIAITGNVLRDYLTDLFPILELATSAKMLSIVKLMNGGGLFETGAGGSAPKHVQQLVDENHLRWDSLGEFCALGESLTFLADAKGNEKARVLGQAVDVATQGILDHGHSPSRKVGEPDNRNSHYWFARYWADALAAQTSDAALAKHFAPIAQALADSEAVILSELASVQGPAVDLGGYYRTDAARTEAVMRPSNTLNGIIG
- a CDS encoding oxygenase MpaB family protein, with product MSRWSQEIERLDPSTEYERIVYLLGAYEFAWDIEKALELALFRTYGVPSISGLLSKTGAFRDDTQKRYDDTELLLSEIGENGQDSDRGQAAMERINDMHGRYRISNGDILYVLSTFVTEPKHWLDRFGRRPLTPHEIEASVHYYRALGAKMGISDIPQDFDAFDAYKIAYEAEHFMYAPTNGEIAGAARDLLLSFYLPQRLVPFCRPIVHALCDAPLRQAMGFAAPARWLEHLVIAALKTRAKVLRFLPARRRPRLVSRRRRKTYPNGYRTDRLGTFLQDTHK
- a CDS encoding trimethylamine methyltransferase family protein, which codes for MSTKRRGGRSRPTTSGTPRSHSYRQLQHPFTPQAIFSEDGVARIHEMALRVVQDLGIKILLPEARQIFEAAGALVDHDTQIVRIGSDLVEAALATTPTSYRLRGRSVLRDQMFKDGSMLFAPGAGCPNVTDLVRGRRAGSLETYEETIKLQQSFDVMHVFGPSAEPQDVAPALRHYEMMRIQMECGDKPNFVYARGRGQVAQSFEMIQLGNDMGAQAFDDDVWCFTVINTNSPRQLDVPMAEGIIDFARANQLSIITPFCLAGAMAPITISGALVLQHAECLAAITLAQLARPGAPVAYGGFSSNVDMKSGSPAFGTPEHIKLSIGSGQLARHIGLPWRSATGAASNTNDMQAATETNMALWAQLQANATLTVHSAGWLEGGLTFGYEKFINDIEALQTIAELCQTTPEDAESLGWSALSEVEPGGHFFATQHTMDRYKTAFYEPLVSDLRNHGAWRDDGAKSSAERATKIWQNTLRDFKAPHDSTAVADRLAAYIESGKAKGGAAPADG
- a CDS encoding IS66 family transposase, which gives rise to MAILTEGLAFHERQDPLARRTGARGRKARRPGHNLLVRLRDYRDDVLRFLTDFTVPFTNNQAERDLRMMKLRMKSRELSAPSRARRSSLTSDPSSRRSENTGAISSKHSPYHHNRSSLGSNVARATQNPISDGVLGSYQVSIHF